Proteins encoded in a region of the Oscarella lobularis chromosome 17, ooOscLobu1.1, whole genome shotgun sequence genome:
- the LOC136197226 gene encoding calmodulin-like protein 3, translated as MAFSRPPLSKLVFKKYDLDESGFIDTKELKKMVYDLGHKMTQTELVAATQILDKNNDGRISYKEFSDWWNSGSDRFSSLELTEEAEQRLTAAIDFFKFYDKDHSGDIDRKEFRAVYDSLKKAGHSLGSFDDALASLDTSGDGLVSLNEYVNWLMRTKALKLV; from the exons ATGGCGTTCTCTCGTCCTCCTCTATCGAAA CTCGTCTTCAAAAAGTACGACTTAGACGAAAGCGGCTTCATCGATACAAAAGAACTCAAAAAG ATGGTCTACGATCTCGGCCACAAAATGACGCAAACCGAACTCGTAGCGGCAACACAAATTCTCGATAAGAACAATGACGGTCGCATCTCCTACAAGGAGTTTTcg GATTGGTGGAACTCCGGTTCTgatcgcttttcttcgttggAATTAACCGAAGAGGCCGAGCAGCGGCTCACCGCAGCCATAGATTTTTTCAAA TTTTATGACAAAGATCACTCGGGCGATATCGATCGCAAAGAATTTCGCGCCGTTTACGATAGTCTCAAGAAGGCCGGTCACAGTCTGGGGTCGTTTGACGACGCTCTCGCGTCTCTCGATACCAGCGGAGATGGTCTCGTTTCTCTGAATGAATACGTAAATTGGCTGATGAGAACGAAGGCTCTTAAACTCGTATGA
- the LOC136197126 gene encoding leukotriene-B4 omega-hydroxylase 3-like, whose translation MALLLAAAVLLLMTIVLLFAIQWWKEKREHRRIVSLFPGPEASLLLGNLDKMTPTEKSLSFNESLLLRFPKLFRLWAGPLFGVIIATHHDVIKRVLLNSTPKSEEFYRLLRPWLGDGLLISKGKKWLRNRRLLTPGFHFEILRSYIDIYNEATNILLTKWKYLAKNEKAVDVFDSSCYLALDVVLRCACSYESNCQTQSESAYVRSIVSLNEIPVARVLFPPYRSDFIFYFTPMGWRARKAVRTAHQHSEAIIRNRKMQLISQNLENQRGKRSDFLDILLLAKDDEGRGLTDTEIRDEVDTFIFEGHDTTSSGLAFTLINLARFPDFQQKCYEEIKSVLSNRKNVTWDDLGKFTYLSMFIKESLRLYPPVPFIYRTVEEPFEVDGFSFSKGCEIVLAITLAHRNPHIWENPDKFDPLRFSAEAAKNRDPFAYLPFSGGARNCIGQNFALHEMKTALALTLSRFELLPDSSCELKRAPYLILKTENGGRVYLRDRGSRDS comes from the exons ATGGCACTTCTCTTAGCAGCAGCCGTTCTTCTACTCATGACCATTGTTCTACTCTTCGCAATACAATGGTGGAAAGAGAAGCGAGAGCATCGACGCATTGTGAGCCTATTTCCAGGTCCAGAAGCCTCTCTCCTTCTGGGGAATCTCGACAAG ATGACTCCAACGGAAAAATCTCTGTCATTCAACGAAAGTTTGCTCCTCCGCTTTCCCAAACTATTTCGCCTTTGGGCTGGTCCACTTTTTGGTGTGATCATCGCGACGCATCACGACGTCATAAAACGCGTCCTCCTAAATTCCA CTCCAAAATCGGAAGAGTTCTATAGACTTCTTCGTCCTTGGCTAG GCGACGGCCTTCTTATAAGCAAAGGGAAAAAGTGGCTTCGAAACAGACGCCTTTTAACGCCTGGCTTTCATTTTGAAATACTCCGCTCGTACATTGACATTTACAACGAAGCAACGAACATACTTCTG ACCAAGTGGAAATATTTggctaaaaatgaaaaagctGTCGACGTCTTTGATTCCTCTTGCTATTTGGCATTAGACGTAGTACTTCGTTGTGCCTGCAGTTATGAAAGCAACTGTCAGACTCAAAG tgAAAGCGCTTACGTTCGTTCCATTGTCAGTCTCAATGAGATTCCCGTTGCCCGAGTTCT CTTTCCTCCTTATCGTTCTGATTTCATCTTTTATTTTACTCCAATGGGTTGGAGAGCAAGAAAAGCGGTCAGGACGGCTCATCAGCATTCAGAGGCTATTATACGTAATCGCAAAATGCAACTGATCTCACAGAAC cttGAAAATCAGAGGGGAAAACGTTCAGATTTTCTCGACATACTTCTCCTAGCTAAAGACGATGAAGGAAGAGGCTTGACAGACACGGAaattcgcgacgaagtcgacacGTTTATTTTTGAAGGCCACGATACAACATCATCAG GACTGGCTTTTACTCTGATAAATTTGGCTCGGTTTCCCGACTTTCAACAGAAGTGCTATGAGGAAATCAAGTCAGTTTTGTCCAACCGTAAAAATGTGACATG GGATGACCTTGGAAAATTTACGTACCTTTCAATGTTTATCAAGGAATCCCTTCGACTCTATCCACCCGTTCCTTTTATTTACCGGACGGTTGAAGAACCTTTTGAAGTGGacggtttttctttctccaaaG GCTGTGAGATTGTTCTGGCGATTACTTTGGCCCATCGGAATCCTCATATATGGGAAAACCCGGAC AAATTTGATCCTCTGAGATTTTCCGCAGAAGCGGCAAAGAATCGAGATCCTTTTGCGTATTTACCATTTTCCGGCGGTGCAAG AAACTGTATTGGTCAAAACTTTGCCTTGCATGAAATGAAAACTGCTTTGGCACTCACACTTTCAAG GTTTGAACTTCTTCCCGATTCCTCTTGTGAGCTGAAACGAGCTCCCTACCTCATTctcaaaacagaaaacggcGGAAGAGTCTACCTTCGAGATAGGGGCTCAAGAGacagttaa